The following are from one region of the Nostoc cf. commune SO-36 genome:
- a CDS encoding methyltransferase domain-containing protein, which translates to MFPIRIHYLTQMLAPYFAESQMILDLGTSNGSLAASIKKELSKNSLAPQIIGCDTHVQPETFIPIVHYDGYTLPSEDNYFDNVMIIDVFHHADNARRLLEEAKRVSRQHILIKDHYWKSSKDFTSLKFADYIGN; encoded by the coding sequence TTGTTTCCCATCAGAATCCACTATCTCACTCAAATGCTTGCTCCCTATTTTGCAGAAAGCCAGATGATTCTAGATTTGGGTACTTCTAACGGCTCCTTAGCAGCCAGCATCAAAAAAGAATTATCTAAAAACTCTCTTGCTCCACAAATTATTGGTTGTGATACCCATGTTCAGCCAGAAACTTTTATTCCAATAGTCCATTACGATGGCTATACTCTTCCTTCTGAAGACAACTACTTCGATAATGTAATGATTATTGATGTGTTTCATCATGCGGACAATGCTCGAAGGTTGTTAGAGGAAGCAAAACGGGTTTCTAGACAACACATTTTAATCAAGGATCACTACTGGAAAAGCTCTAAAGATTTCACCAGTTTAAAATTTGCAGACTACATCGGTAATTAA
- a CDS encoding VanZ family protein produces the protein MLSKLILSRSLYLVTASILAVVIATLHPFNFLLVNNFSIQTITASFDNASSFEDLVNNILLFIPLGFSYTAFLQNRKIKPINKFLKLIIISAGLSLTVEILQIFLPSRSPTPADIANNTLGGIFGMICFYIWHSQSFIYILSSVNNWKLSNSNKKIAVLFLTYIVMSFLMTLPWKATIYLSNWTPTYPLLLGNETTGDKPWRGYISDLHIADRAVSKKSAFRII, from the coding sequence ATGTTGAGTAAATTAATCCTCAGTAGAAGCTTGTATTTAGTAACAGCCAGCATTTTAGCTGTAGTAATAGCTACGCTTCATCCCTTCAATTTTTTACTTGTAAATAATTTTTCTATACAAACAATTACTGCGAGTTTTGATAATGCAAGTTCTTTTGAAGACTTGGTAAACAATATTTTACTATTTATACCTTTAGGGTTTAGTTATACTGCTTTCTTGCAGAACAGAAAGATAAAGCCGATAAACAAATTTCTTAAACTGATAATTATCAGTGCTGGCTTATCACTTACAGTTGAAATTTTACAAATATTTTTGCCATCACGCTCACCTACTCCTGCTGATATTGCCAATAATACTCTAGGTGGAATTTTCGGCATGATTTGTTTTTATATATGGCATTCACAAAGCTTTATATATATCTTATCTTCTGTAAATAATTGGAAATTAAGTAACTCGAATAAGAAAATAGCAGTATTATTTTTAACATATATAGTAATGTCATTTTTAATGACCTTACCTTGGAAAGCGACTATATATCTTAGTAATTGGACTCCAACCTATCCATTATTGCTTGGTAATGAAACAACAGGTGATAAACCTTGGCGTGGATATATTTCAGATTTACACATTGCCGATCGAGCAGTTAGCAAAAAATCAGCTTTCCGAATTATTTGA
- a CDS encoding proton extrusion protein PcxA (involved in light-induced Na+-dependent proton extrusion) gives MKKTNHESLNVLEQLAFIDKVVSRYKDQSSRTLAETDILKADSNLKTDMQKLPATNSVVRRKFLLNESSVLPRSIFRTARRIGRDLDPNSEAQIIQEFQKSKTRTRIALRFVILLAIVPLLTQQLSKTFVFSPIVNHLQSANKIEIFLNYQQEEELFKEIDFFEKRISFEKLINEGSTPSQEEINNSIKEKSLELAKEYKAKSVDAIANIFADIGSLISFAFVVANSQKEIKVLKSFLDEIIYGLSDSAKAFIIILSTDIFVGFHSTHGWEVLLEGILQHFGLPENRDLIYLFIATFPVILDAIFKYWIFRYLSRISPSAVATYRSMNE, from the coding sequence ATGAAGAAAACAAATCATGAATCACTGAATGTTCTTGAACAATTAGCCTTCATTGACAAAGTTGTGTCACGATATAAAGATCAATCATCTAGAACATTAGCTGAAACTGACATCCTGAAGGCTGATTCTAATTTAAAAACAGATATGCAAAAATTACCTGCGACCAATTCAGTTGTTCGTCGCAAGTTTTTGCTTAACGAATCTAGTGTGTTACCGAGGTCTATTTTTAGAACAGCTAGAAGAATAGGAAGAGATTTAGATCCGAATTCCGAAGCACAAATTATTCAAGAATTTCAAAAATCTAAAACTCGGACACGAATAGCATTAAGATTTGTTATATTACTCGCTATTGTTCCTTTGCTGACTCAACAATTATCTAAAACATTTGTATTTAGTCCAATTGTGAATCATTTACAGAGTGCAAATAAAATAGAAATATTTTTGAATTATCAGCAAGAAGAAGAATTATTTAAAGAAATTGATTTTTTTGAGAAGAGAATTAGTTTCGAGAAGTTAATTAATGAAGGTTCTACTCCTTCCCAAGAAGAAATAAATAATTCAATTAAAGAAAAATCTTTGGAATTAGCTAAAGAATACAAGGCTAAAAGTGTTGATGCGATCGCAAACATTTTTGCTGATATTGGATCGTTGATTAGTTTTGCATTTGTGGTTGCCAATAGTCAAAAAGAAATTAAAGTTCTTAAATCCTTTTTAGATGAAATTATTTACGGTTTGAGTGATAGTGCTAAAGCTTTTATAATTATTCTATCTACAGACATTTTTGTTGGCTTCCACTCTACTCATGGTTGGGAAGTCTTGCTAGAAGGTATTTTACAGCACTTTGGTTTGCCAGAAAATCGAGATTTGATATATTTATTTATTGCTACATTCCCAGTCATTCTAGATGCAATTTTTAAATATTGGATATTTCGATATCTCAGTCGGATTTCACCTTCAGCAGTAGCTACATATAGAAGTATGAATGAATAG
- the prfC gene encoding peptide chain release factor 3, giving the protein MPSGLIAPQEIDRRRNFAIISHPDAGKTTLTEKLLLYGGAIQQAGSVKARRSQRHATSDWMAMEQQRGISITSTVLQFEYQGFLLNLLDTPGHQDFSEDTYRTLAAADNAVMLIDAAKGLETQTRKLFEVCRLRSLPIFTFINKLDRPSLSPLELIDEIEQELGLATYAINWPIGTGDQFRGVFDRRQQQIHLFQKTAAHGSKKAADTTISLGDPRIESLLEPELYYQLKEDIEILDGVGSTFDLEAVHQGKMTPVFFGSAMNNFGVELFLESFLEYGLKPTPHESNRGEIAPTYPEFSGFVFKLQANMDPKHRDRIAFLRVCSGKFEKDMVVNHARTGKTIRLSHPQKLFAQERDTVEVAYAGDVVGLNNPGTFAIGDTVYIGEKLVYPSIPSFSPELFAYLKNADPTKYKNFNKGVTELQEEGAVQILHSTDESKRNPILAAVGQLQFEVVQFRLVNEYGVETYLETLPYSVARWVTGGWDVLEKVGRLFNTFVVKDRWERPVLLFKNQWNLDQIVGEHPELELSPIALPPTSEKG; this is encoded by the coding sequence ATGCCCTCCGGGCTTATCGCCCCGCAAGAAATAGATCGTCGGCGTAACTTTGCCATCATCTCTCACCCAGATGCAGGTAAAACTACACTTACCGAAAAGCTGCTACTCTACGGAGGAGCAATTCAGCAAGCTGGTTCTGTAAAAGCTCGTCGTTCCCAACGCCACGCAACTTCAGATTGGATGGCAATGGAGCAACAACGGGGTATCTCTATCACCTCAACAGTATTGCAATTCGAGTACCAAGGGTTTCTCCTAAATCTTTTAGATACACCAGGACACCAAGACTTCAGTGAAGATACTTATCGAACTCTAGCAGCTGCGGATAATGCAGTGATGCTTATTGATGCTGCTAAGGGGTTGGAAACCCAAACGCGCAAGCTATTTGAAGTTTGCCGATTGCGTTCTCTGCCTATCTTCACCTTTATTAACAAACTGGATCGTCCCAGTCTGTCGCCTTTAGAACTAATTGATGAAATTGAGCAAGAATTAGGACTTGCGACTTATGCCATCAATTGGCCCATTGGTACAGGCGACCAATTTCGAGGCGTTTTTGACCGTCGCCAGCAGCAAATCCACTTGTTTCAAAAGACAGCTGCTCATGGTAGCAAAAAAGCCGCAGATACTACTATCTCCTTGGGAGATCCGAGAATTGAGTCACTTCTAGAGCCAGAGTTATACTACCAACTCAAAGAGGATATAGAAATTCTTGATGGGGTAGGTTCAACCTTTGACTTAGAAGCAGTGCATCAAGGTAAAATGACCCCGGTGTTTTTTGGCAGTGCCATGAACAACTTTGGTGTGGAGTTGTTTTTAGAGTCGTTTTTGGAATATGGACTCAAACCAACTCCCCACGAAAGTAATAGGGGTGAAATTGCGCCAACCTATCCAGAGTTTTCTGGGTTCGTGTTCAAGTTGCAAGCCAACATGGATCCGAAACACCGCGATCGCATTGCTTTTTTGCGGGTATGCTCTGGTAAGTTTGAGAAAGATATGGTGGTGAATCATGCCCGTACAGGTAAAACTATTCGCCTATCCCATCCCCAGAAATTGTTTGCTCAAGAACGCGATACCGTAGAAGTTGCTTATGCAGGGGATGTAGTGGGGTTAAATAATCCGGGGACATTTGCGATCGGTGATACTGTATATATAGGTGAAAAGCTGGTATACCCCAGTATTCCTTCTTTCTCCCCAGAGTTATTTGCTTACCTAAAGAATGCAGATCCCACCAAGTATAAGAATTTCAACAAAGGGGTGACAGAACTGCAAGAAGAGGGAGCAGTGCAGATATTACACTCCACAGATGAGAGCAAACGTAACCCAATTTTAGCTGCCGTCGGTCAACTTCAGTTTGAAGTGGTACAATTTCGTCTTGTAAATGAGTATGGAGTGGAGACTTACCTTGAGACTCTACCTTATTCAGTAGCGCGATGGGTAACTGGAGGCTGGGATGTTCTCGAAAAAGTAGGTCGTTTGTTCAACACCTTTGTGGTCAAAGACCGTTGGGAGCGTCCGGTATTGTTGTTTAAAAATCAGTGGAATTTAGATCAAATTGTGGGAGAACATCCAGAGTTGGAGTTAAGTCCAATTGCGTTACCACCTACAAGTGAGAAAGGTTAG
- a CDS encoding universal stress protein, which produces MKGITNEKNPSLHDGSSFSHSSYQYAAWLAPRLGASIEVLYVSDIRAQKSVSTGDFSGSLGIDASRELLNQLVDLEHEKAKINLHKAQLILQAAEQFFAQQGISEVKLTNHTGFLVDSFHEFEAQADLVILGKRGENAEFASGHLGANVERVLRSSNKPSFVTSHNYQPINRILLANDGGKSCQKALEFLVTSPVFKGLELHLLTVAKKPGDEAAQVLLANCSTPISSRWFYANL; this is translated from the coding sequence ATTAAGGGCATCACCAATGAAAAAAATCCTTCTCTGCACGATGGTTCCTCCTTTTCTCACAGTAGCTATCAATATGCGGCTTGGTTAGCACCGCGTTTAGGAGCCTCCATCGAAGTCCTTTATGTCAGTGATATTCGCGCCCAAAAATCCGTTTCTACTGGAGATTTTAGCGGTAGTTTAGGTATAGATGCTTCCCGCGAACTTCTAAACCAGTTAGTAGATTTAGAACACGAAAAAGCCAAAATCAACCTTCACAAAGCCCAACTTATCTTGCAAGCAGCAGAACAGTTTTTTGCACAGCAAGGAATAAGCGAAGTGAAACTCACTAATCACACTGGCTTTTTGGTAGATAGTTTCCATGAATTTGAAGCCCAGGCTGATTTAGTGATATTGGGTAAACGCGGTGAAAATGCCGAGTTTGCTTCAGGACATTTGGGTGCAAACGTAGAACGGGTATTGCGTTCTAGCAATAAGCCAAGCTTTGTGACATCACACAATTATCAGCCGATTAACCGCATTCTTTTAGCTAACGATGGCGGTAAGAGTTGCCAAAAAGCGTTGGAGTTTTTAGTTACCTCGCCCGTTTTTAAAGGGTTGGAGTTACATTTGCTGACTGTGGCTAAAAAACCTGGGGATGAAGCAGCACAAGTCTTACTTGCAAACTGCTCAACACCAATTAGCAGCAGGTGGTTTTACGCCAATCTGTAA
- a CDS encoding SulP family inorganic anion transporter — MNTTVLQREWLSNVKTDILSGVLVALALIPEAIAFSIIAGVDPKVGLYASFIIAVVTAFVGGRPALISAATGAMALLVISLVKKHGVDYLFAATILTGIFQIIFAWLKLGSKLKYVPRAVMIGFVNALAVLIFMAQLPQLTNVPWQVYPMVAGGLAIIYVLPRFTKAVPSPLVAIIVLTAISIIGKIDVPTVGDMGELPTTLPFFKLPQIPLNLETLQIIFPYAVTLSIVGLLESLLTASLVDELTDTPSNKNTEAQGQGIANIITGFFGGMAGCAMIGQSVININSGGRTRLSTLVSGVFLLFLILALGFWVKQIPMASLVAVMIMVAIGTFSWTSLKTLLLVPRSETAVMVTTVLITVLSHNLALGVIVGVVMSTVFFSRKIAKVVFVDKVPNSDQNHRIYNVAGPLFFLSIEEFIAAFDFQETLDWVKIDLTNAHIWDQAAVTAIDKVVIKFRRNGVEVELVGLNEASATLLKKLALHDKSTGLDNLASH, encoded by the coding sequence TTGAATACAACAGTTTTGCAGCGAGAGTGGTTATCTAATGTCAAAACAGACATATTATCAGGAGTCTTAGTTGCCTTAGCACTAATTCCCGAAGCGATCGCATTTTCTATTATCGCAGGTGTAGATCCAAAAGTTGGACTATACGCCTCATTCATTATTGCCGTAGTTACAGCCTTTGTCGGTGGAAGACCAGCTTTAATCTCAGCCGCTACAGGTGCAATGGCACTACTGGTAATTAGTTTAGTGAAAAAACACGGGGTTGATTATCTTTTCGCCGCCACAATTTTGACTGGCATCTTCCAGATCATTTTTGCCTGGTTGAAGTTAGGTAGTAAGCTGAAATACGTTCCCCGCGCTGTAATGATTGGCTTTGTCAATGCCCTAGCCGTTCTCATCTTCATGGCACAGTTACCGCAGTTAACAAATGTACCGTGGCAAGTATATCCTATGGTAGCTGGCGGTTTAGCCATCATTTATGTATTACCTCGATTTACCAAAGCCGTACCGTCGCCATTAGTTGCCATTATTGTTCTGACAGCCATTTCTATCATTGGTAAAATTGATGTTCCCACCGTAGGTGATATGGGTGAATTACCTACAACTTTACCCTTTTTCAAACTTCCCCAAATACCACTCAACCTAGAAACACTCCAGATTATCTTTCCCTATGCAGTCACTTTATCAATTGTGGGTTTGCTGGAGTCATTATTAACAGCATCATTAGTTGACGAACTTACAGACACTCCCAGTAATAAAAACACAGAAGCTCAAGGTCAAGGAATTGCCAATATCATTACTGGTTTCTTTGGGGGAATGGCAGGTTGTGCCATGATTGGGCAGTCAGTCATTAACATCAACTCTGGTGGACGCACCCGGCTTTCTACCTTAGTTTCAGGTGTGTTTTTACTGTTTTTAATTCTGGCCTTAGGATTTTGGGTGAAGCAAATCCCCATGGCCTCCCTAGTTGCAGTCATGATTATGGTTGCTATCGGCACTTTTAGCTGGACTTCACTAAAAACTTTACTCCTAGTCCCTAGAAGTGAAACTGCTGTGATGGTGACAACAGTTTTAATCACCGTACTTAGCCATAACTTGGCACTGGGAGTTATTGTGGGCGTGGTGATGAGTACAGTCTTCTTTTCCCGCAAAATTGCCAAAGTAGTCTTTGTTGACAAAGTTCCCAATTCCGACCAAAACCACCGCATATATAACGTTGCAGGACCATTATTCTTTTTATCAATAGAAGAATTCATCGCCGCGTTTGATTTTCAGGAAACCTTGGATTGGGTAAAAATTGATTTAACTAATGCCCATATTTGGGATCAAGCCGCAGTTACAGCCATTGATAAAGTCGTGATTAAATTTCGTCGCAATGGTGTAGAAGTAGAGCTAGTGGGACTCAATGAAGCTAGTGCTACCTTACTCAAAAAATTAGCTCTTCACGACAAATCAACAGGCTTGGACAACTTAGCTAGCCACTAA
- a CDS encoding ribulose bisphosphate carboxylase small subunit, with amino-acid sequence MTYYIAPRFLHKLSVHITKNFLDLPGVRVPLILGIHGHKGEGKSFQCELVFDLMGVEPIHVSAGELESPDAGDPARMIRLRYREAADYIRTHGKMAVLMINDLDAGAGRVDGATQYTVNTQLINATLMNIADNPTNVQLPGSYDSEPLPRIPVIVTGNDFGTLYAPLVRDGRMDKFYWQPNREDKIGIVSGIFEPDGISKAEIEELVDRFAKQSVDFFGALRSQIYDEQILSFIQKVGFNRVGSQVVNSKEKPTFHKPDFDLSHLIAQGELMVKEQRQLEEMRLASRYNRALHESQAPRVEASIPAPTVTPTPAPKSSNVYTHQPVHKTENHQHSNGNGTATNISEDLLGQLRSILSQGYSIGLEHVDARRFRTGSWASCATVQTQDEKEVIAALEACLSEHNNEYVRLFGIDPGAKRRVLETIIQRPEH; translated from the coding sequence ATGACCTACTACATTGCTCCTCGCTTTCTCCATAAACTGTCAGTTCACATCACTAAAAATTTTTTGGATCTACCCGGAGTCCGTGTACCTTTAATTCTTGGTATTCACGGGCATAAAGGTGAAGGTAAGTCATTTCAATGCGAACTAGTATTCGACTTGATGGGTGTAGAACCCATTCATGTATCTGCTGGTGAATTAGAAAGTCCAGATGCAGGAGATCCAGCACGGATGATTCGCCTACGATATCGAGAGGCGGCAGATTATATTCGCACCCACGGTAAGATGGCTGTACTAATGATTAACGACTTGGATGCGGGAGCCGGTCGAGTAGATGGGGCTACTCAATATACAGTCAATACTCAATTGATTAACGCCACGTTGATGAACATTGCTGATAACCCGACTAATGTACAGCTACCGGGTAGTTATGACAGCGAACCCTTACCACGTATACCTGTTATTGTTACGGGTAATGATTTTGGCACTCTGTATGCGCCACTCGTAAGGGACGGGCGGATGGATAAATTCTATTGGCAGCCCAATCGGGAAGATAAAATCGGTATTGTCAGTGGTATTTTTGAACCAGATGGAATATCGAAAGCTGAGATTGAGGAATTAGTAGATCGGTTTGCAAAACAGTCAGTTGACTTTTTTGGCGCATTGCGATCGCAAATTTACGATGAACAAATCCTGTCCTTTATCCAAAAAGTTGGGTTTAATCGTGTAGGTTCTCAGGTAGTCAACAGCAAAGAAAAGCCTACCTTCCACAAACCAGATTTCGACCTGTCACATTTGATTGCACAAGGAGAATTGATGGTTAAGGAACAGCGACAACTAGAAGAAATGCGATTAGCTTCTAGGTATAATCGCGCCCTTCATGAATCACAAGCACCAAGAGTGGAAGCATCGATTCCTGCACCTACTGTTACCCCTACACCCGCCCCTAAATCTAGCAACGTTTATACCCATCAGCCAGTTCATAAAACCGAAAACCACCAACACAGTAACGGTAATGGCACAGCAACCAATATAAGTGAAGACCTGCTAGGGCAGTTAAGAAGTATACTCTCTCAAGGCTACAGTATCGGGTTAGAACACGTAGATGCGCGTCGTTTCCGTACAGGTTCTTGGGCTAGTTGTGCAACAGTTCAAACTCAAGATGAAAAAGAGGTGATCGCAGCTTTGGAAGCTTGTTTGTCAGAACATAATAATGAATACGTCCGTCTGTTTGGAATTGATCCAGGTGCAAAACGACGAGTTTTAGAAACCATCATTCAACGACCTGAGCATTGA
- a CDS encoding class I SAM-dependent methyltransferase: MHCPACYSDKCETVETINTGDIIKLYKRVLGIDVSKLFSGTPLIEYTHCLACDLRFFFPWVSGDEVFYEELQEFDWYYDETEKPEYLFASQFIAEGASVLEVGCGNGAFRSFLPTSVAYTGLEFNDKAIRKAQALGLDVKKCPVEKYAETADLLHDVVCSFQVIEHVSEPRKFFASCAKATKHGG; the protein is encoded by the coding sequence ATGCACTGTCCAGCATGTTATTCAGACAAATGTGAAACTGTTGAAACTATCAATACAGGCGATATTATCAAGCTTTACAAACGTGTGCTTGGTATTGATGTAAGTAAACTTTTTTCTGGCACTCCGTTAATTGAGTATACGCATTGCCTTGCATGTGACCTACGCTTCTTTTTTCCGTGGGTAAGTGGAGACGAAGTTTTTTACGAGGAGTTGCAGGAATTTGACTGGTATTATGATGAAACTGAAAAACCAGAATACCTATTTGCGAGCCAATTCATTGCAGAGGGGGCATCGGTTCTAGAAGTAGGTTGTGGAAATGGTGCTTTTAGAAGTTTTTTGCCAACTTCGGTAGCTTACACTGGGTTAGAGTTCAACGACAAGGCAATCCGCAAGGCACAGGCACTTGGCTTGGACGTAAAAAAATGCCCTGTCGAAAAGTATGCTGAGACTGCCGATTTACTGCATGACGTTGTTTGTTCATTTCAGGTAATAGAGCATGTCTCTGAACCTAGAAAATTCTTTGCGTCGTGCGCCAAGGCAACTAAGCATGGTGGTTAG
- a CDS encoding YegS/Rv2252/BmrU family lipid kinase, with protein sequence MARSACLIFNAFSGQGNPVTELIAIRAILEPEINLDICPINSKEVDPVQLTHAAIKRGAEMAIASGGDGTVSAVAEALIGTGIPLGIIPRGTANAFATSLGIPLEIKAACETILQGSTHLVDAAFCNGKPMILLAGIGFEAETIKQANREAKNRLGKLAYILAGVKQSWYNFKPFQTYIKTEDQTINLQATAVTIANAAPVTSFLAHGTAGVIVDDGLLDITIVTSLNRTNALFAAYHLLRTGFIGTSTNREDINYLRARNIRVETQPPQRVVLDGNLIGTTPVEIECIPRALTILMPTINQPNLEHNSMISN encoded by the coding sequence ATGGCTCGTTCAGCCTGTCTAATTTTCAATGCATTCTCAGGACAAGGCAACCCAGTAACAGAACTGATAGCAATCCGGGCAATTTTGGAACCGGAAATAAATTTAGATATCTGTCCCATTAATAGCAAAGAAGTTGATCCGGTTCAGTTAACCCATGCAGCTATTAAACGTGGTGCAGAAATGGCGATCGCATCGGGAGGTGATGGCACAGTCTCGGCTGTTGCTGAAGCATTGATTGGAACAGGAATTCCTCTTGGCATAATTCCCAGGGGAACTGCCAATGCCTTTGCTACATCTCTAGGTATTCCTTTGGAGATTAAAGCTGCCTGTGAGACAATTTTACAAGGTTCAACTCATCTGGTAGATGCAGCATTCTGCAATGGAAAACCCATGATCTTGTTAGCCGGTATTGGATTTGAAGCCGAAACTATCAAACAAGCCAATCGAGAAGCTAAAAATCGTTTGGGAAAATTGGCTTATATCTTAGCCGGAGTGAAACAATCTTGGTATAATTTTAAACCTTTTCAAACTTATATTAAAACTGAAGACCAAACAATTAATTTACAGGCTACAGCCGTGACAATTGCAAATGCAGCACCTGTAACATCATTCTTAGCTCATGGGACTGCGGGAGTGATTGTAGATGATGGTCTTTTAGATATAACAATTGTTACTTCTTTAAATCGAACAAATGCTCTGTTTGCAGCTTACCATCTCCTGAGAACAGGCTTTATTGGTACTTCTACTAATCGAGAAGATATTAATTATCTACGGGCAAGAAATATTAGGGTTGAAACACAACCACCACAAAGAGTCGTTTTAGATGGCAATTTGATTGGAACAACTCCAGTAGAGATTGAGTGTATTCCCAGAGCTTTAACTATCTTGATGCCTACTATAAATCAGCCAAATTTGGAACATAACTCTATGATTTCCAACTAA
- a CDS encoding aromatic ring-hydroxylating dioxygenase subunit alpha, with the protein MAKIPLFLRNTWYYALPSKQLKPGQTLSKTLLNELIVFSRDRSGTVFAKVSETKSYPIKEAQGNIWIYMSNDETSLILEDIPRIPEFADQTHQAIESIRFPCDVDHAVFGLIDPAHIAFVHEAWWWRSPQTLKEVVKTFEPSLYGFTMRKHPLEQQTFFYRLLGGNPQIEISFSLPGIRIEKVSTEKHLVCNLTAVTPISETETEETTMFYTTLPWFPILKPLLLWFARSFLNQDREILLKQQIGLKYNSPLTLVGDADAQARWYYRLKAEFASSQIERRSFVNPIKEKTLRWRS; encoded by the coding sequence ATGGCCAAAATACCTTTGTTTTTAAGAAATACTTGGTACTATGCATTACCGAGTAAGCAGCTAAAACCTGGACAAACACTTTCAAAAACCCTCTTAAACGAGTTAATTGTTTTTAGTCGGGATCGCTCAGGCACAGTCTTTGCCAAGGTAAGTGAAACGAAAAGTTATCCCATAAAAGAGGCACAAGGCAATATATGGATTTATATGTCAAATGATGAGACTTCATTAATACTAGAAGACATTCCACGAATCCCTGAATTTGCCGACCAAACTCACCAAGCCATTGAATCTATCCGCTTTCCCTGTGATGTCGATCATGCTGTATTCGGATTGATCGATCCTGCTCATATTGCTTTCGTTCATGAGGCGTGGTGGTGGCGTTCTCCACAAACACTTAAGGAGGTAGTCAAAACTTTTGAACCATCTTTGTACGGCTTTACCATGCGAAAGCATCCACTAGAACAACAAACCTTTTTCTATCGGTTGCTTGGAGGTAATCCACAAATCGAAATCTCATTTAGTTTGCCAGGAATTCGGATTGAAAAGGTGTCTACCGAGAAACATCTAGTCTGTAACTTGACAGCAGTTACTCCCATTTCCGAAACTGAAACCGAGGAAACAACTATGTTCTACACAACTTTACCTTGGTTCCCTATTCTTAAACCATTGTTGCTGTGGTTTGCGCGCAGTTTTCTCAATCAAGATAGAGAAATTTTGCTTAAACAACAAATAGGCTTGAAATATAATTCACCCTTAACTTTAGTTGGAGATGCTGATGCTCAAGCCCGTTGGTACTATAGATTGAAAGCAGAATTTGCTTCTTCTCAAATCGAGCGGCGTTCTTTCGTTAATCCAATTAAAGAAAAGACACTTCGATGGCGTAGTTAG